One Hevea brasiliensis isolate MT/VB/25A 57/8 unplaced genomic scaffold, ASM3005281v1 Scaf331, whole genome shotgun sequence genomic window carries:
- the LOC131177102 gene encoding probable CoA ligase CCL12 isoform X1 — MEKKTIADVEVNDMIKAGLSMEEAKEFHKILKQTIAEAKGSDAREVWQKVVAKRMLMPWHPHRLHQLIYYSVYAHWDASINGPPLYWFPSLSQSKYTNLGRAMEIYGPEFLGASYKDPVTSFRLFQKYSVQHPDDYWSIILRELSIVFHEVPKCIIDTTNKSKHGGKWLPGSVLNIAECCLQPSSHPRKNDDSVAIVWSDESDNSKVNHMTLKELREQVMLVANALDATFAKGDAIAIDMPMTVSAVVIYLAIVLAGFVVVSIADSFAAKEIASRLRISDAKAIFTQDYIIRGGRKFPLYSFPPLFCSRVVEANPHKAIVIPAIGSDVGIELRQQDLSWKDFLSSVNHLLRPNYYCPIYQPVDSITNILFSSGTTGEPKAILWTQLSPIRCASDAWAHIDIQVGDVYCWPTNLGWVMGPILLYSCFLNGATLALFHGSPLGRGFGKFVQDAGVTVLGTVPSLVKAWKSTNCTEGLDWTKIKSFCSTGESSNVDDDLWLSSRAYYKPIIECCGGTELASSYIQGCPLQPQAFGAFSTASMTTGFVILDENGVPYPDDQPCVGEVGLFPLYLGASDRLLNADHYKVYFKGMPMFKGMHLRRHGDILKRTVGGYFIVQGRADDTMNLGGIKTSSVEIERVCDRADEGIMETAAISVAPVDGGPELLVIFVVLKKGFNVEPDKLKMKFSKAIQSNLNPLFKVSFVKIVPEFPRTASNKLLRRVLRDQMKLELSLRSKI, encoded by the exons ATGGAGAAGAAAACCATAGCTGATGTTGAAGTTAATGACATGATCAAGGCAGGCTTGTCAATGGAGGAGGCCAAAGAATTTCACAAAATCCTCAAACAAACGATTGCTGAAGCGAAAGGGTCAGACGCCAGAGAGGTTTGGCAAAAGGTGGTGGCTAAGAGAATGCTAATGCCTTGGCATCCACATCGGCTGCACCAACTCATCTACTATTCTGTCTATGCTCACTGGGATGCCTCCATTAATGGACCTCCTCTTTATTGGTTTCCTTCTCT atctcagtCAAAATATACAAACTTAGGACGTGCAATGGAAATTTATGGTCCTGAGTTCTTAGGAGCTTCATACAAGGATCCTGTAACAAGTTTTAGGCTCTTTCAGAAATACTCTGTTCAACATCCTGAT GATTATTGGTCAATTATTCTGAGAGAGCTTTCGATTGTATTTCATGAAGTTCCAAAGTGTATTATTGACACCACCAATAAATCAAAACACGGAGGGAAATGGCTACCAGGTTCAGTTCTGAATATTGCTGAATGCTGTTTGCAGCCTTCCAGTCATCCTAGAAAAAATGATGACAGTGTGGCTATTGTATGGAGTGATGAAAGTGATAATTCCAAAGTGAATCACATGACATTAAAAGAACTTCGAGAACAAGTAAT GTTGGTGGCTAATGCTTTGGATGCAACATTTGCAAAAGGCGATGCAATTGCTATTGACATGCCAATGACAGTCAGTGCTGTTGTAATATACCTGGCCATTGTATTAGCAGGGTTTGTTGTTGTATCTATAGCTGATAGCTTTGCGGCCAAGGAAATTGCCAGTCGTTTACGCATTTCCGATGCTAAAGCTATCTTTACTCAG GATTATATAATCAGAGGAGGTCGGAAATTTCCTTTGTACAG TTTCCCCCCCCTCTTTTGCAGTCGCGTAGTAGAGGCTAATCCACATAAAGCCATCGTGATCCCAGCAATAGGGAGTGATGTAGGCATTGAATTAAGACAACAGGATCTGTCATGGAAAGATTTTCTGTCAAGTGTCAATCACCTTCTAAG ACCAAATTATTACTGTCCTATTTATCAACCAGTAGATTCTATCACTAATATACTCTTTTCATCTGGAACCAcag GAGAACCAAAAGCTATATTATGGACCCAACTTTCTCCAATTCGATGTGCTAGCGATGCGTGGGCTCACATTGATATTCAAGTTGGTGATGTTTACTGCTGGCCCACAAATTTAGGATGGGTGATGGGACCAATTTTACTTTACTCATGCTTTCTAAATGGAGCAACACTTGCTCTCTTTCATGGATCTCCTCTTGGCCGTGGGTTTGGAAAATTTGTTCAG GATGCTGGAGTTACTGTTTTGGGTACAGTTCCAAGTTTAGTGAAAGCTTGGAAGAGTACCAACTGTACGGAAGGATTAGACTGGACAAAGATAAA ATCCTTCTGTTCCACTGGAGAATCCTCCAATGTTGATGATGACCTTTGGCTTTCTTCAAGAGCTTATTACAAGCCTATTATTGAATGTTGTGGAGGCACAGAGCTTGCATCATCCTATATCCAAGGATGTCCACTTCAGCCACAAGCTTTTGGAGCATTCAGCACTGCATCAATGACAACAGGCTTTGTCATCCTTGATGAAAATGGAGTTCCTTAT CCTGATGATCAACCTTGTGTTGGTGAAGTGGGTTTATTCCCTCTGTACCTTGGTGCAAGCGATAGGTTGCTTAATGCTGATCATTACAAAGTGTACTTCAAGGGAATGCCAATGTTTAAGGGAATG CATCTCAGGAGACATGGAGACATACTTAAGAGAACTGTTGGAGGGTATTTCATTGTACAGGGCAGAGCTGATGACACCATGAATCTTGGTGGCATTAAG ACAAGTTCTGTTGAAATTGAGCGTGTGTGTGATCGGGCTGATGAAGGCATCATGGAGACTGCTGCAATTAGTGTAGCACCAGTAGATGGTGGTCCAGAACTCTTAGTAATTTTTGTAGTTCTAAAGAAGGGATTCAATGTTGAACCAGACAAGTTGAAAATGAAATTCTCCAAAGCCATCCAAAGCAATCTCAATCCCCTGTTCAAG
- the LOC131177102 gene encoding probable CoA ligase CCL12 isoform X2: MEKKTIADVEVNDMIKAGLSMEEAKEFHKILKQTIAEAKGSDAREVWQKVVAKRMLMPWHPHRLHQLIYYSVYAHWDASINGPPLYWFPSLSQSKYTNLGRAMEIYGPEFLGASYKDPVTSFRLFQKYSVQHPDDYWSIILRELSIVFHEVPKCIIDTTNKSKHGGKWLPGSVLNIAECCLQPSSHPRKNDDSVAIVWSDESDNSKVNHMTLKELREQVMLVANALDATFAKGDAIAIDMPMTVSAVVIYLAIVLAGFVVVSIADSFAAKEIASRLRISDAKAIFTQDYIIRGGRKFPLYSRVVEANPHKAIVIPAIGSDVGIELRQQDLSWKDFLSSVNHLLRPNYYCPIYQPVDSITNILFSSGTTGEPKAILWTQLSPIRCASDAWAHIDIQVGDVYCWPTNLGWVMGPILLYSCFLNGATLALFHGSPLGRGFGKFVQDAGVTVLGTVPSLVKAWKSTNCTEGLDWTKIKSFCSTGESSNVDDDLWLSSRAYYKPIIECCGGTELASSYIQGCPLQPQAFGAFSTASMTTGFVILDENGVPYPDDQPCVGEVGLFPLYLGASDRLLNADHYKVYFKGMPMFKGMHLRRHGDILKRTVGGYFIVQGRADDTMNLGGIKTSSVEIERVCDRADEGIMETAAISVAPVDGGPELLVIFVVLKKGFNVEPDKLKMKFSKAIQSNLNPLFKVSFVKIVPEFPRTASNKLLRRVLRDQMKLELSLRSKI; this comes from the exons ATGGAGAAGAAAACCATAGCTGATGTTGAAGTTAATGACATGATCAAGGCAGGCTTGTCAATGGAGGAGGCCAAAGAATTTCACAAAATCCTCAAACAAACGATTGCTGAAGCGAAAGGGTCAGACGCCAGAGAGGTTTGGCAAAAGGTGGTGGCTAAGAGAATGCTAATGCCTTGGCATCCACATCGGCTGCACCAACTCATCTACTATTCTGTCTATGCTCACTGGGATGCCTCCATTAATGGACCTCCTCTTTATTGGTTTCCTTCTCT atctcagtCAAAATATACAAACTTAGGACGTGCAATGGAAATTTATGGTCCTGAGTTCTTAGGAGCTTCATACAAGGATCCTGTAACAAGTTTTAGGCTCTTTCAGAAATACTCTGTTCAACATCCTGAT GATTATTGGTCAATTATTCTGAGAGAGCTTTCGATTGTATTTCATGAAGTTCCAAAGTGTATTATTGACACCACCAATAAATCAAAACACGGAGGGAAATGGCTACCAGGTTCAGTTCTGAATATTGCTGAATGCTGTTTGCAGCCTTCCAGTCATCCTAGAAAAAATGATGACAGTGTGGCTATTGTATGGAGTGATGAAAGTGATAATTCCAAAGTGAATCACATGACATTAAAAGAACTTCGAGAACAAGTAAT GTTGGTGGCTAATGCTTTGGATGCAACATTTGCAAAAGGCGATGCAATTGCTATTGACATGCCAATGACAGTCAGTGCTGTTGTAATATACCTGGCCATTGTATTAGCAGGGTTTGTTGTTGTATCTATAGCTGATAGCTTTGCGGCCAAGGAAATTGCCAGTCGTTTACGCATTTCCGATGCTAAAGCTATCTTTACTCAG GATTATATAATCAGAGGAGGTCGGAAATTTCCTTTGTACAG TCGCGTAGTAGAGGCTAATCCACATAAAGCCATCGTGATCCCAGCAATAGGGAGTGATGTAGGCATTGAATTAAGACAACAGGATCTGTCATGGAAAGATTTTCTGTCAAGTGTCAATCACCTTCTAAG ACCAAATTATTACTGTCCTATTTATCAACCAGTAGATTCTATCACTAATATACTCTTTTCATCTGGAACCAcag GAGAACCAAAAGCTATATTATGGACCCAACTTTCTCCAATTCGATGTGCTAGCGATGCGTGGGCTCACATTGATATTCAAGTTGGTGATGTTTACTGCTGGCCCACAAATTTAGGATGGGTGATGGGACCAATTTTACTTTACTCATGCTTTCTAAATGGAGCAACACTTGCTCTCTTTCATGGATCTCCTCTTGGCCGTGGGTTTGGAAAATTTGTTCAG GATGCTGGAGTTACTGTTTTGGGTACAGTTCCAAGTTTAGTGAAAGCTTGGAAGAGTACCAACTGTACGGAAGGATTAGACTGGACAAAGATAAA ATCCTTCTGTTCCACTGGAGAATCCTCCAATGTTGATGATGACCTTTGGCTTTCTTCAAGAGCTTATTACAAGCCTATTATTGAATGTTGTGGAGGCACAGAGCTTGCATCATCCTATATCCAAGGATGTCCACTTCAGCCACAAGCTTTTGGAGCATTCAGCACTGCATCAATGACAACAGGCTTTGTCATCCTTGATGAAAATGGAGTTCCTTAT CCTGATGATCAACCTTGTGTTGGTGAAGTGGGTTTATTCCCTCTGTACCTTGGTGCAAGCGATAGGTTGCTTAATGCTGATCATTACAAAGTGTACTTCAAGGGAATGCCAATGTTTAAGGGAATG CATCTCAGGAGACATGGAGACATACTTAAGAGAACTGTTGGAGGGTATTTCATTGTACAGGGCAGAGCTGATGACACCATGAATCTTGGTGGCATTAAG ACAAGTTCTGTTGAAATTGAGCGTGTGTGTGATCGGGCTGATGAAGGCATCATGGAGACTGCTGCAATTAGTGTAGCACCAGTAGATGGTGGTCCAGAACTCTTAGTAATTTTTGTAGTTCTAAAGAAGGGATTCAATGTTGAACCAGACAAGTTGAAAATGAAATTCTCCAAAGCCATCCAAAGCAATCTCAATCCCCTGTTCAAG